The Coffea arabica cultivar ET-39 chromosome 8e, Coffea Arabica ET-39 HiFi, whole genome shotgun sequence genome window below encodes:
- the LOC113703513 gene encoding two-component response regulator-like APRR2 isoform X7 — MPAMVCTADELLGWKDFPKGLKVLLIESDACSAVEMRLKLEEMDYIVSIFCNENEALSAISNKSECFHVAIVEVNTQNSSGIFKFLETANDLPTIMISDNNCISTMMKCIALGAVEFLQKPVSDDKLQNIWQHVVHKAFNAGGKDVSEALKPVKESLISMLQLQFGNAETGKQASVEAEQENNQDLLSGCDKYPAPSTPQLKQGERSLDDGDCQDQANFSMEQDSAEQDGECKSVETTCGNSIFECTALGSPASGEDAVKEEHESTNCCRTEINTTTCYEGKDRPSNKTSNAAGLNRSSAVRDTCGIKASKKRSKVDWTPELHKKFVQAVEQLGIDQAIPSRILELMKVEGLTRHNVASHLQKYRMHRRHILPKENERRWPHPGGSAQRNYYPHKPVMAFPPYHPNHTIPGGQVYPAWIPPGTYTGGIHIWGSPYYPGWQVPNESWYWKPYSVTHADAWGCPVMPQTVGSYPQFAQTAPDFQTTKEMQYTGSTLLNPSDLHAAEEVIDQVVKEAISKPWLPLPLGLKPPSTECVLNELSKQGISKIPPHTNAPNIR; from the exons ATGCCAGCAATGGTTTGCACAGCTGATGAATTGCTGGGCTGGAAAGATTTCCCCAAGGGACTTAAGGTCCTTCTCATTGAAAGCGATGCTTGTTCTGCTGTAGAGATGAGATTAAAGCTTGAGGAAATGGATTATATAG TTTCCATATTCTGTAATGAGAATGAAGCTTTATCAGCAATTTCAAACAAATCTGAGTGCTTCCATGTTGCTATCGTTGAG GTGAATACCCAAAACTCTAGTGGCATATTCAAGTTTCTTGAAACCGCTAATGACTTGCCCACCATAA TGATTTCAGATAACAATTGCATAAGCACCATGATGAAGTGCATAGCG CTTGGTGCAGTTGAGTTCCTTCAGAAACCTGTGTCTGATGACAAACTCCAAAATATATGGCAGCATGTAGTTCACAAG GCATTCAATGCAGGAGGAAAGGATGTCTCAGAAGCATTGAAGCCTGTAAAAGAGTCCTTGATCTCCATGCTGCAGCTCCAGTTTGGAAATGCTGAAACAGGTAAACAAGCTTCTGTGGAAGCAGAGCAAGAAAACAACCAGGATTTACTTTCAGGTTGTGACAAGTATCCAGCTCCTTCAACTCCGCAATTGAAACAAGGGGAGAGATCATTAGATGATGGTGATTGTCAGGATCAAGCTAACTTCTCTATGGAACAAGATAGTGCAGAGCAAGATGGGGAATGTAAATCTGTCGAAACCACttgtggcaattcaatctttgAGTGTACTGCTTTGGGTAGCCCAGCTTCAGGAGAGGATGCCGTCAAAGAAGAGCATGAATCAACTAACTGTTGCAGGACTGAGATAAATACTACTACTTGTTACGAGGGTAAAGATCGCCCCAGTAATAAAACTAGCAATGCTGCTGGACTTAACAGATCATCTGCTGTTCGCGATACTTGTGGGATTAAGGCTAGTAAGAAGAGGTCAAAG gTAGACTGGACACCTGAACTACATAAGAAGTTTGTACAAGCAGTTGAGCAACTTGGTATAGATCAGGCTATCCCTTCACGAATACTAGAACTGATGAAAGTGGAGGGGTTGACGAGACACAATGTGGCTAGCCATCTCCAG aaatACAGGATGCACAGAAGACACATTTTACCAAAGGAAAATGAACGAAGATGGCCTCATCCAGGAGGTTCAGCACAAAGGAATTATTATCCACATAAACCTGTCATGGCCTTCCCCCCATATCATCCTAACCATACGATTCCAGGTGGTCAGGTTTATCCTGCCTGGATTCCTCCTGGCACTTATACCGGTGGCATCCATATATGGGGTTCACCTTATTATCCTGGATGGCAGGTGCCTAACGAGAGTTGGTACTGGAAGCCCTATTCCGTG ACGCATGCAGATGCATGGGGATGTCCTGTGATGCCACAGACTGTTGGATCCTATCCCCAATTTGCTCAA ACTGCTCCTGATTTccaaaccacaaaagaaatgcagtATACAGGCAGCACATTGTTAAATCCATCTGATCTCCACGCT GCAGAGGAAGTAATTGACCAGGTAGTGAAAGAGGCAATAAGCAAGCCATGGTTGCCACTTCCATTAGGCCTAAAACCTCCCTCAACAGAGTGTGTCCTAAATGAACTCTCCAAACAAGGCATCTCCAAAATCCCCCCTCACACCAATGCCCCCAATATCCGCTGA